One window of the Psilocybe cubensis strain MGC-MH-2018 chromosome 12, whole genome shotgun sequence genome contains the following:
- a CDS encoding Fruiting body protein SC1 produces MFSKFAIFAAASMAVFVAAGDINASCNTGDVQCCNTSYAAGTSEANFLGSLVNVVAGAITGQVGINCSPLSVIAAGGNVCSTQPVCCTSNHYNGLINLGCTPVNL; encoded by the exons ATGTTCTCCAAGTTCGCTATCTTCGCTGCTGCCTCCATGGCTGTCTTCGTCGCTGCTGGTGACATCAACGCCTCCTGCAACACTGGCGATGTTCAATGCT GCAACACCTCCTACGCTGCTGGCACCTCGGAAGCCAACTTCTTGGGCAGCCTTGTTAACGTCGTTGCCGGTGCTATTACTGGACAGGTCGGCATCAACTGCTCTCCCCTTAGTGTCATCGCCGCTGGTGGCAACGTTTG CTCTACGCAACCCGTCTGCTGCACCAGCAACCACTACA ATGGTCTCATCAACCTTGGATGCACTCCTGTCAACCTCTAG
- a CDS encoding hypothetical protein (Uncharacterized protein C11D3.15), which produces MPTIPDRSIRICADRGGTFCDVHASYPDPENPEQRKELVVKLLSQDPGNYQDAPTEGIRRVLEAVTGEQIPRGSVLKTDKIDYIRLSTTVATNALLERKGHKHALVITKGFKDLLLIGNQSRPKIFDLNIRRPAPLYSKVLEVDERVTLVGYTSDPKAEEHAVQFDEDGKVVRGYRGKGWDGQGDAEGPGEIVKGLSGEAVRIMKKPDPATVEKDLKAIYDEGFRSIAIVLVHSYTFPEHERLIGGIARKVGFTHISESAQLLPMIKMVPRGVSSTADAYLTPILREYLDGFFGGFDSKLKDGSLRSPRVEFMGSDGGLLDLNNFSGLKSILSGPAGGVVGYALTSWDEKRKHPIIGLDVGGTSTDVSRFDGRYEVVYETTTAGVTIQSPQLDINTVAAGGGSCLTFRNGLFLAGPESAGAQPGPACYRKGGPLAVTDANLLLGRLIPDYFPKIFGKSEKEPLDAEASRSAFEKLAEEINADQDKKLSLDEIVYGFIKVANETMCRPIRALTEARGHATSKHTLASFGGAGGQHACEIASLLGIKTILIHRYSSILSAYGLALADRAFELQEPSSTFYTPQNVPTLKARLDKLTKEVRTELGKQGFDDDHIHVERMLNMRFEGTDTALMVLPVDGDGEGDEDFEAAFKRVYKSEFGFLLETKVIIVDDIKVRGIGKTFDTLGQSVYEEVEQLTQTHVDHAAKVDSRYSVYFDKVGRVDDTPVFLLDNLEIGDVVQGPAMIIDNTQTIVIVPGAKAVLTSKHLFITLE; this is translated from the exons ATGCCTACGATACCTGATCGCTCGATCCGCATCTGCGCTGATAGAGGAGGCACGTTCTGTGATGTTCACGC ATCGTACCCCGATCCTGAAAATCCTGAACAGAGAAAGGAGCTTGTTGTGAAGCTGC TCTCGCAAGATCCAGGTAACTATCAAGACGCCCCGACAGAAGGCATCCGTCGAGTGCTGGAGGCTGTCACCGGCGAACAGATTCCTAGGGGTTCAGTCCTCAAGACTGATAAAATTG ATTACATCCGACTTTCAACGACAGTAGCCACCAATGCTCTGCTCGAACGAAAAGGCCACAAGCACGCGCTCGTAATCACGAAAGGCTTCAAAGATCTTCTGCTTATCGGAAACCAGTCGCGTCCTAAAATCTTTGATCTCAATATCCGACGACCTGCTCCACTGTACTCCAAGGTCCTTGAAGTGGATGAACGAGTGACGCTTGTAGGATACACCTCCGACCCCAAGGCAGAGGAACATGCAGTTCAATtcgacgaggacggcaaAGTTGTTAGGGGGTATCGAGGCAAAGGCTGGGACGGACAGGGTGATGCAGAGGGCCCAGGAGAGATCGTGAAAGGTCTATCTGGAGAGGCAGTACGAATTATGAAGAAGCCTG ATCCTGCCACCGTAGAAAAAGACCTAAAGGCGATTTACGATGAAGGCTTCCGGTCGATAGCCATCGTTCTCGTGCACTCATACACCTTCCCCGAACATGAACGTCTCATAGGCGGCATCGCGCGCAAAGTCGGCTTCACCCATATCTCTGAATCCGCACAGCTACTGCCCATGATCAAAATGGTGCCCCGTGGTGTCTCTTCCACCGCAGACGCATATCTTACTCCCATCCTACGAGAATATCTCGATGGGTTCTTCGGTGGTTTTGATAGCAAATTGAAAGATGGTTCCTTGCGGAGCCCACGCGTTGAATTTATGGGAAGCGACGGTGGCCTGCTAGACCTCAATAACTTCTCTGGGCTGAAGAGTATCCTTAGTGGTCCTGCTGGAGGTGTGGTTGGTTATGCACTAACTAGCTGGGACGAAAAGAGGAAGCACCCTATCATTGG GCTGGACGTTGGAGGAACATCAACGGATGTATCCCGATTTGATGGACGATACGAGGTGGTCTATGAAACGACTACTGCGGGCGTTACTATCCAGTCCCCTCAGCTAGATATCAACACTGTTGCGGCAGGCGGCGGATCCTGTCTCACTTTCCGCAACGGTCTCTTCCTGGCCGGCCCAGAAAGTGCTGGGGCTCAGCCAGGTCCTGCTTGCTACCG AAAAGGAGGTCCTTTGGCTGTTACAGACGCGAACCTGCTCCTTGGCCGGCTGATACCTGACTACTTCCCCAAGATCTTCGGAAAATCTGAAAAGGAGCCTCTTGACGCTGAGGCGTCACGGTCCGCGTTTGAAAAGCTTGCGGAGGAAATTAACGCTGACCAGGATAAAAAGCTTTCGCTGGATGAGATAGTTTACGG GTTTATCAAGGTTGCCAATGAGACCATGTGTCGCCCTATTCGCGCGTTGACCGAGGCAAGGGGCCATGCTACATCGAAACATAC TCTAGCAAGCTTTGGTGGGGCAGGCGGTCAGCATGCATGCGAAATCGCCAGCCTGCTAGGCATCAAAACCATCCTAATCCATCGCTACAGCTCTATCCTCTCTGCCTACGGCCTGGCCCTTGCAGACCG AGCATTTGAACTGCAAGAACCGAGCTCGACGTTCTACACCCCACAGAACGTGCCAACGCTCAAAGCCCGGCTTGACAAACTGACAAAGGAGGTGCGTACTGAGCTGGGGAAGCAGGGCTTCGACGACGACCATATTCACGTCGAGCGTATGCTCAATATGCGCTTTGAGGGCACGGATACAGCGCTTATGGTTCTTCCTGTGGACGGAGACGGTGAGGGCGACGAGGACTTCGAGGCGGCGTTCAAGCGCGTGTATAAGTCTGAGTTTGGGTTTTTGCTCGAGACAAAGGTCATCATCGTTGACGATATTAAA GTCCGCGGCATTGGAAAGACCTTTGACACGCTCGGCCAGTCTGTCTACGAGGAAGTCGAGCAACTCACCCAAACGCACGTTGACCATGCCGCGAAAGTCGATTCAAGATACAGCGTGTACTTCGACAAGGTCGGCCGAGTGGACGACACGCCCGTGTTTCTGCTGGACAACCTGGAAATTGGCGACGTCGTGCAGGGCCCGGCGATGATCATCGACAACACGCAGACGATCGTGATCGTACCAGGTGCTAAGGCAGTGTTAACGAGCAAACACCTATTTATTACCCTAGAGTAA
- a CDS encoding Fruiting body protein SC1 produces MFAKIAVLFTASMAVLVAAGDINDSCNTGAVQCCNTSYAAGTKEANLLASLVGVVAGAITGQVGVNCTPVSVLAIAGNSCSTQPVCCTSNHFNGLVNVGCNPVNANL; encoded by the exons ATGTTCGCCAAGATCGCTGTCCTCTTCACCGCCTCCATGGCCGTCCTCGTCGCTGCTGGCGACATCAACGACTCTTGCAACACCGGCGCTGTCCAATGCT GCAACACTTCCTACGCTGCTGGCACCAAGGAGGCTAACCTCCTCGCTAGCCTCGTCGGCGTTGTCGCTGGTGCTATCACCGGCCAGGTCGGTGTCAACTGCACCCCCGTCAGCGTTCTCGCCATTGCTGGCAACTCCTG CTCTACCCAGCCCGTCTGCTGCACCAGCAACCACTTCA ACGGTCTCGTCAACGTTGGCTGCAACCCCGTCAACGCCAACCTCTAA
- a CDS encoding Geranylgeranyl transferase type-2 subunit beta, with amino-acid sequence MDPSSSTSTTTSTSANTGAGTDKLLVEQHVAYIQKLGENKDDLTYHLTAHLRLNAVYWGFTALSILGRPDALDREEMIGFVMNCWDEEAGAFGAHPGHDAHLLSTLSAIQILVMQDAMERVDVERVVNFILSLQHPSGTFTGDRFGEQDTRFLYCAVNALSLLGRLDALDEGVLGEGVLGEEGVVDEEGVVDGEEEEKGKGRGEGREKGREKGKGKEKVVEYLQRCRNYDGGFGRKVGAESHSAQVFVCVAALAILDRLDVVDVDTLAFWLAERQLPNGGLNGRPEKLEDVCYSFWVLSALSILNKLSWIDEDKLTGFILSAQNAESGGIADRPGDMVDVFHTHFGIAGLSILGYPGLVDLDPVYCMPAHVIERRGLRKGWKALERRVG; translated from the exons ATGGACCCTTCttccagcaccagcaccactaCAAGCACGAGCGCGAATACAGGCGCAGGGACAGACAAACTCCTCGTTGAACAACACGTCGCGTATATCCAGAAACTCGGCGAG AACAAAGACGACCTCACATACCACCTCACCGCGCACCTCCGCCTCAACGCCGTCTACTGGGGCTTCACGGCCCTCTCGATCCTCGGCCGCCCCGACGCGCTCGACCGCGAGGAGATGATTGGGTTTGTGATGAATTGTTGGGATGAGGAGgctg GCGCATTCGGCGCCCACCCAGGCCACGACGCGCACCTCCTATCCACACTCAGCGCGATTCAGATTTTGGTGATGCAGGATGCGATGGAGAGGGTTGATGTAGAGCGGGTTGTTAATT TCATACTCTCCCTACAACACCCATCCGGCACATTCACAGGCGACCGATTTGGCGAGCAGGACACGCGGTTTTTGTATTGTGCGGTTAATGCGTTGTCGCTGCTTGGGAGGCTTGATGCGTTGGATGAGGGTGTGCTTGGCGAGGGTGTGTTGGGTGaggagggtgtggtggatgaggagggtgtggtggatggagaggaagaggaaaaggggAAGGGCaggggggaggggagggaaAAGGGGAGagagaagggcaagggcaaggagaAGGTAGTGGAGTATTTGCAAAGGTGTAGGAATTATGATGGTGGGTTTGGAAGGAAAGTTGGTGCGGAGAGTCATTCGGCGCAAG TATTCGTATGCGTAGCGGCCCTCGCGATCCTCGACAGACTTGACGTAGTAGACGTTGACACGCTCGCGTTTTGGTTGGCGGAGAGGCAGCTTCCTAATGGGGGGTTGAATGGGAGGCCTGAGAAGTTGGAggat GTATGCTACAGCTTCTGGGTCCTCTCCGCGCTCTCGATCCTTAACAAGCTTTCGTGGATCGATGAGGACAAGTTGACGGGGTTTATTTTGTCTGCGCAG AACGCAGAAAGCGGCGGAATCGCGGATAGGCCAGGGGATATGGTCGATGTGTTTCATACCCATTTCGGGATtgctg GTCTATCGATATTGGGATACCCGGGCCTTGTGGACCTCGACCCTGTGTATTGTATGCCTGCGCATGTTATTGAGCGGCGTGGGTTGAGGAAGGGGTGGAAGGCGCTTGAGAGGCGGGTTGGTTGA